Part of the Triticum aestivum cultivar Chinese Spring chromosome 4D, IWGSC CS RefSeq v2.1, whole genome shotgun sequence genome is shown below.
CTATACCCTAATAATGGCAGATGTTGACACGGGGGGCCTGGTTTTGAGTGCTTCGTTTGTAGTCCATTTTGATCATAACACTGGTGTGGCCCCAAATTTGGATACATTAGGGAAGAATTTATTTAGAGGGACAACATAGTATCCCCGACCAATTTGAACCTTGTCAAGCTCGACCACTGAATGAAGTCAACCACGGTACTGGGGCTCCAAACCTCAACCTTGATCGCCTTTTTGATCTTGCATCGAGATCCGTGATAAGTAAAGAGCCAACTTTGTATAGGTAATATTATTACTGTATTTGTTGAATTAAATGATGGATTGTTTCGTGATGTTTGTCAATTTGCGCTTCTTCCCCAAGAAAAGCTTGGGCTTATTGGGAGTGTTCATTCCCTCATATCTGCATACATAAAGTATTGCTCCAGATACCTCAAAAAAAGTAAATGATGGAATTGTTTCGTGATGTGCTCCATACCTATTATTCTTTTATTCAATGAATTATTCAATGAATAAGATGTTATGTATACGCTACACAAAAAGGGCAAACAGTATGTTAGATGATGTGCTCCAAGTACATTTTTTTTCAATAATACATTATGTTATATGCTACACAAAAAAGGCAAAATTCCCGCCCAAATTCAACAACAAAAAAAAGCCCATTTTTTTCATGTATTTGCCTTTTTTGTATATCTCGCATACAAGCACAGATGTTTAAAATTTTGCACATCTATACTACACTTCTATACATGCATGTACACAAAGTTTAAGCCATAAAAATCAGTTTTTATTAAAGTAAATGGGCTCATAGGGCACGTGCTCCAAATGGACTTATCGAGCTACATGTACGCTACTTGGAGTTCACAAGATTGAAAAGGTTAGGTATATCCAGAACTGGTTTGTTATAGGAATTAGTATCGAGGGTCGAAACAAACAACGGGTTGTTGATACTAAATTGAAATATTTGCACAAAATCATCATCAAGATAACCTTAAATGGAGAAGTGCTCAACATGTAAGCCATGCGCCTAGTCAAGGCGAACAACTTTGCTATTTGGCATCTCCATCCAAGATCATATACTACCTCCAGAACTAAAACAATGGACCATACAAAGTTGGGTCCGTACATCCCGGACTACATGTCTGAATCCATCGTTTATTTTAAAATTGGCTCCTAATGCAGCATCAACATTAAGCCACGCCATCTTCAAAAGAACATACATTGGATTATATCGAGGATCAGTCACGCCTCTTGGATCTTGGCTAGTTGGGGCCAACTAACAGTCATGTCCTTTTGTTTAAAGGCACATCCTTGGTGAAAAGATGTCTCTTTATGAAATGACACGTCTTTTAGTGAAAAGTTATCTCTTTGTGAAAAGATATTTCCCTTCATAAAATAATGTCTGTGTCCTCTTCCGACGTGTCTTGCGCACCACACTCGACGCCGGAGGCACACGGTGATTTGTTTGTGCGCGAACAAAGGTTACCACTAAATATGATGCTAAAAACTCTCCAAAATGACACTAATGTTTACGGATAGTCGAACAAACTCACAAATATCTCCTCTAAACAAGATCAGACATGAACTGGTTCAAATAGAGCAACTCGTAAACAATCTCAGGAGCTTGGTTCTCGTTGGGTTTCATACAGCATAGAGAACCAGAGTAATATTAGAGAAAACTTGCCTGATCAAATAAAAATTGCCCGACCATAAAAATAGTACCCTATTATTGTGTGATTTTTTTAACCACGGAGGAGAACTGCATGTATATTACTCTGTCTTGTGTCATTCCTTGCTTCCACCCAGGTGTGTGAAATTAACATTGTAAGCTGAAGTGCGAACACAAACAACGTCAAGCACTCACTGTGAGACTCTGAATTCAGAGCTCCAGAAAGAAGACACACAGCGAATTCCCCATGATGCACCAAAATCATTTTATTTCTACTTCATCATTGGACTGAGCGCATCCAGATCAAGCCGCACCGGCCAAAGGCCAAACAATTTGTCACCTAAAGAACAAGAGAAAGACGCAACAATTTGTCACCTAAAGAACAAGAGAAAGGCGCCGACTTCTGCGGGGAAATGTGGTCTCTGCTTTGCTAAATTTTACCAAAATTCATCATGTTACCGCAGACTTGACCAATTTTTGGGTCTGCATGGATGTTTGACAAGGTTTTAGACATGCTATATTTGTGATATGACATTaactgtttttcttttttttaccgaAACATAAGAATAATCGAGTTCCGTCATCATTGTCAGGACACACACTTGATCCAAGAATCAGAGTGTTGATCCAAACAACCACATGCACAAGTATGTGCTCTCTACACACTGTACAGCAGGCACTGTTGCCACAAGGGAGACCTAGACCGCGAAACTGATCTTGGCGGCACAGAGATAAGAGCAGAAGGTGAACAATCCTGCTGCAGTGGGCACTGATCATAGCAGATCCATGATACCATACAGTGGACAGAACCCAAGCCCACATATACATATCGTTTCAAACCAGAAGCACCAAGACGGTGATAACCAAGCTCACCATTGATATCATACATCAGTCATCTTCCTCCAGGTCACTGAAAGATATATCCTCATCGTCGCCTACTATTGGAATGTGCGTGCTTCCTGGACCACCCGTGTCCTCTTCCAAccattcatcctcatcatcatcacagTCATCGCTATGGGCCTTCTGAATGACAACTCTTGATTGCTTGCTGAGGTCACTCAATGGCCATTTCCGTTGATCTTCTTCCGATGGAGCACTGTCTACAAATGGTACACACTGCTCATTTGCTACAGCATCATCTGTAATTGAGTTGGGTGTTTTTTCTTCAATGCTAGATTGTGAGAACTCAGTGGCATGTTCTTTAGAGGAAGTGTGAATGGTTTCTTCCATCCTTGATTGTGAGAACTCAGTGGCATCTCTTAATACCGGCATAAGCTGTACAGGCACGCCGCTGCTGATTTTATCTGAAGGAACAGCTCCAGCATCACTGACTGTATCTGTTGCTAGCTCTTCCAGAGGAATCGATTCAAGTATACCATAATCTACATTGCCCAAAGCTGTGGGCCTGCCGGAAGCATCTTGATCTTTTACTACGCTGACCACCTCTACAGCCACAGGTACAGTACCATCTGTATTACTGAAAGTCAGAGCCACTGTGTCTTCGTTGCTCTCTAGCTTTGTCTGATGTTGCGAATTTTGTGACAACTTCTCTCTAGCTTCCAAAATCTGTGCAGTAAAGAAAAGGGATATAAGAAATTCGCCACCAAAACAATATAATACCACCAACTTCTTTATTGTGCAATCATGAGCAAATTAAGCATCAACCATCAGTCAATATATTTATTTCTCAAGCAAGCATATGAACAGTAAAATGACTTAATCCACTATTATGCATTAGTTTGAAAATTAGTACTCCTCGGTCTCATTATGAAAAGATAGTGTTCCAATATTTGCAGAGCCTGTTTAGTATGCTAGCGAAATTTCCAAACAGGTAAATTTTGAAGCCAAACATTTGTTGCTACCCAAGTTTTGGCACGGCAAATGTTGATAGCAAACCAAGAAGACTCCTAGTGACACAATATTAACTTGATGTCTAGTCGTGCATCTTCAGTGTCCAACATTTCTCTTGATTCACTTTATATTCCATTCCAATACTTCGAAGCCATGAAAAAATATCACAAGGGAAGAAAACTAAAAGGTTGAAATAATAAGTACCCAGTACCATTTAATGGAACAAAACAACCAGTAGAGAGAATAGATAAACTCGAATGCATCTGCTCATTTTAGACATGGAACAGAAGTGGACCACTGTATAACAATATGATTTAGAGACTCAGAACTGAACATATTGAAAtacaatactccctcctttccggtttatagggcttatctcaaaatcttagtttttccattttataaggctcaatttggttgttccccatcacaagttcagattccaaggtgcattaaataattgcatgcaagtattaagagaaaattgaccaatacatgtactttatgcatgcatgcattgcaattaatacatttgtacacataaatttttgaggaaaacaagagcattaattgggtgcttttgtaaattacaaaaagtattccaccactcaccatctaccttggttggtgagatttttgaattgagccctataaaccggaaaggagggagtaatacCTAAAATTAGGCTAGCCACTCGATCACCATGTTCAAATTCAGTGGCAAGTAACTATTGCAACGAATCACTTTGTCCAAATTAGTAACTTCAGCTTAACAAGCCTATTTTGCTATGAAAATAGGCCACCAACTTTATATAAAACCTTTTCagcatctagaataccaaatcaatgacattagattcatcttgaaatatattttcatatggTATATacttggtattgtagatatagataactttctctataaacttgatcaGATTTTGTGAAATTTGACTCTTAAGGAAACCAATGTGCgctatattatgggacagagggagtagtatttaaaaAAATGATTCACCATTTCTAGTTTTAACATAATTCAGATGAAGAACGAACATGGGAACATGCAGTTGACACATTAAGCTGTTATTAAGTTTAAACTTAGGTAAAGGTTTGGTAAGCTTAGCTCCACAAAGAAGAGAAGCTCCAAAGCAAGCAGATAAGCACAGAGTTTAAGAATATTGTGAGACCTCGATTAGACAATCAAATGCCAACACAAGAAAAGGTAACAACATAATCTCCCCAATGGCGTGTCACCGCGAACTTCCATGATTACCAAATACAGCAGATATCAAAATAATAGTGCCCGCCTGACAAGTGACAACTAATCTGATTTCACATCCGATTTCTGGTCAGAGACCGTCGGCCAATAAATCATAAGTAAGCCATGTGACCCACCCAGATGAAGCATGAAATCAAGGGAAATCACCTGAGGAGTAGAAAGAAGCTCGGCTTCGTCCTTTGTGAGCTTAGGGTGCAGTAGCACAAAGTATATCTTCCAGAAGCAGCCCTCGCTCATGTGGCTTGGGCAGAGTTCGATCCTCAGATCTGCCAGCTCCGGCGCCATGCTCTCGACGGCCAGTGCGTGGTCTTGCTGCGCATCACTAATGTCAAAATCTGCACTTAAATCACAAATCAATTAAGATTACAAAAGAAGTACTACGAAGACGAAAGGTCCTTAGAGGCAAACGAACGCACGAACCATCCGAGTCCGCGTCGTCGGGGAGAAGGGGGAAGTCCAGCCAGAGCTCGGGCCGCATGGCGGCGTCCCGCGCGAAGGCGATCACGTCCTCGGTAGCCCCGGCGGCCTCCGACCCGCCCCAGTATTCGTCCGGGTGCAGTAGAGAGGAGGCGTTCTTGGCGAGATCTGCCACGGCCTGGCGGCCCGGGAGCCGCGCGAGCCCCAGGCGGAAGCGTCCCGCAATCTCGGCCGGGTTCAGCCCGCGGGGTGCACCGCCGTTTCCTGCGGGAGTGGGCGCCGCGAGGAAGGAGGCGAGGCCCTGGAACCGGTGGGCGAGGGCGTCAGTGAGCTCCGAGAGGTCCTCGCGGACGCCGCGAGGGGGTGAGCCCGGGGAGGTGGAGCCGGAGGCGCGGGGGTCTTCGCCGTCGGCCTCGGGGCTGTCGGGGGAGAGGAGGGAGTTGGCGATGGAGCGCGCGAGCCAAGACATTGCTGGCGGCCGCCGCGatcgcgacggcgacggcgggagtCGGCGACTTGGGTGGGAGGGTGCGTGACTGATGGTGCGTCGTTGCCGTGCGCTGTCTGTTTATTGTCGGGTGGCGCCTTAGCCTCATCAATATATAATAGGGACACGTCATCTAAAAACACGTCTtttttaaatttcaaaaaaaaaacacgtCTTTTTTTAAACCAACGGTGTTACtcccttcgtaaagaaatataaaagtgtttagattaCTATACAAATACACAAGCCGTAAAGAAGGATGGGACATAATTTATCGAACGACATAGAGGAATTACATTGTTAGCTCTGTCTCCTAGAAGCTAAATCTCATATGGAAAAAAAGTCCCCAACCCTTAGCCCACGCCGGGCGACTCGGGTGGCGGCGGCGCCCGCCCAACTCCCCCCCCCCTTCCGGCCGAATAGAGCTGCAAGGGCAAAGCCCCTTATGGTGGATGGCGGCGGGGCTCT
Proteins encoded:
- the LOC123096175 gene encoding uncharacterized protein, with translation MSWLARSIANSLLSPDSPEADGEDPRASGSTSPGSPPRGVREDLSELTDALAHRFQGLASFLAAPTPAGNGGAPRGLNPAEIAGRFRLGLARLPGRQAVADLAKNASSLLHPDEYWGGSEAAGATEDVIAFARDAAMRPELWLDFPLLPDDADSDDFDISDAQQDHALAVESMAPELADLRIELCPSHMSEGCFWKIYFVLLHPKLTKDEAELLSTPQILEAREKLSQNSQHQTKLESNEDTVALTFSNTDGTVPVAVEVVSVVKDQDASGRPTALGNVDYGILESIPLEELATDTVSDAGAVPSDKISSGVPVQLMPVLRDATEFSQSRMEETIHTSSKEHATEFSQSSIEEKTPNSITDDAVANEQCVPFVDSAPSEEDQRKWPLSDLSKQSRVVIQKAHSDDCDDDEDEWLEEDTGGPGSTHIPIVGDDEDISFSDLEEDD